The Rhodoferax ferrireducens T118 DNA segment GCTGAGCGTGCCCGATGTGGGCGATTACGCCACGCTGGCGCACGAAGGTCACGGGCGCGCCCTGGTGCACACGCCGCAGGGAATAGAGCTGATCTCCAACGTCTGCCGCCATCGCCAGGCCGTGATGCTGCAGGGGCGCGGCTCGGTGGACATGACGCATGCGGGCGCGGCGGCAGGCAACATTGTGTGCCCCTTGCACCGCTGGACCTACAGCGCCAGCGGTGCGCAGCCGGCCGGCACCTTGCTGGGCGCGCCGCACTTCCCGCACGACCCGTGCCTGAACCTGCACAACTACCCGCTCAAAGAATGGAACGGCCTGCTGTTTGAAGACAACGGCCGCGACATCGAGGCCGATCTGGCGGCCATGGGGCCGCGCGCCGAGCTCGATTTTGCCGGCTTTGTGTTGGACAAAGTGGAGTTGCACGAGTGCAACTACAACTGGAAGACCTTCATTGAGGTCTATCTGGAGGACTACCACGTCGGCCCGTTCCATCCCGGTCTGGGCGGTTTTGTCACTTGTGATGACCTGCGCTGGGAATTCAAGGAAAACTACTCGGTGCAAACCGTCGGCCTGGGCACAGGGGTAACCAGCCCCCGCAGCAAAGCCGGCAGCCCGGTGTACCAGCGCTGGCAGGACGCCCTCAACAGCTACCGCAACGACGCCTTGCCCAAGCAGGGCGCGATCTGGCTCACCTATTACCCGCACATCATGATCGAGTGGTATCCGCATGTGCTGACGGTCTCGACCCTGCACCCGATGGGTGTCGGCAAGACCCTGAACAAGGTCGAGTTTTATTACCCGGAAGAGATTCAGGCCTTTGAGCGTGAGTTTGTGGAGGCGCAGCAAGCCGCTTACATGGAAACCTGTCTGGAGGACGACGAGATCGGCGAGCGTATGGACGCCGGTCGCAGGGCGCTCCTGCAGCGTGGCGACAACGAGGTCGGCCCCTACCAGAGCCCGATGGAAGACGGCATGCAGCAGTTTCATGACTGGTACCGGCGTCGCATGAGCGATCGGCCCGACTAGAAAATTACTACTATTTTTATAGCTTCTTACGCCCGTTACACGGGGGCTAGAGGCCTATTTGATTAAAACATCACGCGATGCAAGCACTCTGGATGGTTTGGGGGTCGTTCTTTTTTGCCACCATGGCCGTGGGCATCAAGATCGCATCAAGTGAGTTCAACCTGTTTGAACTGGTGTTCTACCGTGGTGTGGTGAGCGTGATTTTTATGGCGCTGGTGTTGCGGGCGCGCGGCACACCCCTGCGCACGCCGGTGCCGATGATGCATGCCTGGCGCACCCTGATTGGTGTGCTGTCACTGGGCGCCTGGTTCTATGCCATTGCGCATTTGCCACTGGCCACCGCCATGACGCTGAACTACATGAGCGGGGTCTGGGTGGCAGCATTCATTGTGGGCGGCGCACTGCTTTACGGCCAGGCGCAGCGCCAGGGGCCGCTGATGGCAACCGTGCTGATGGGCTTTGCCGGTGTGGTGATGATGCTGCGGCCCACGCTGGATCAAAACCAGTTGTTTGCCGGCTTGATCGGCCTGCTCTCCGGGCTGGGGGCCGCGATGGCCTACCTGCAAGTGACGGCACTGGGCAAGGTGGGGGAACCGGAAGGGCGCACGGTGTTTTATTTTTCGCTCGGATCGGCCGTGGTGGGTCTGGTCGGCATCGCCTTCACGGGCCTGACCCCGTGGACGGCAGTGAGCTGGCAAACTTCCATCTGGCTGATACCGATCGGTGTGCTGGGCGCCCTGGGTCAGTGGTGCATGACGCGCGCCTACAGCCGCGGCTCGACCCTGCTGGTGGCCAATCTGCAATATTCCGGCATTGTGTTTGGCGCCTTCTACAGCCTGGTGCTGTTTGGTGACCAGATACCGCTGCTGGGCTGGGCGGGTATGGGCGTGATTGTGGCAAGCGGCCTGCTCGCCACCGTGCTGCGCACCCGCGCCCTGCCCGACACGCCGGCCGAAGTCCATTGAAGCCAAAAACCTGACCCCCAACCAAGGAAGAAACCATGTACAGCACGCTGATTTCCGTCCCCCAACTGCAAAGCCTGCTGGCCAGCGGACAACCGGTCATGGTGTTTGACTGCAGCTTTGAACTGATGCAGCCTGAAGCGGGCGATGCCCAGTACAGCCAGGCGCACATCCCGGGTGCCGTACGCGCTGATCTGGACCGGCACCTGAGTGCCAAGGGTGCGCTAGAGGCCGCCTCGGGCGGGCGCCATCCGCTGCCCTCACGCGAAAGCTTCGCAGCCTGGCTGGGCAGTATCGGCTTTGACAACCGCATGCAGGCCGTGGTGTACGACCGCCAGAGCGTCAATTACTGCGGGCGCTTGTGGTGGCTGCTGAAATGGGTCGGGCATGAAAACGTGGCGGTGCTCGATGGCGGCTGGCAGGCCTGGTTGGCCGGCGGCGGCGCCACGCAGGGCGGCCCCTGCGAGCGCACCAAGGCCAAAACATCTAAATCAAATTACGCTCTAGCCCCCGCCAACACTGCGCTGGTAACTACTGAAACAGTAGCAAAGCAATTGGGACGGCCGACGCAGACCCTGCTTGACGCCCGTGGCGCACCGCGCTTTCGGGGCGAAGTCGAGCCACTCGACCCGGTCGCCGGTCACATCCCCGGTGCCCTGAACCGGGCCTTCAACCTCAACCTGGATGCCAGCGGCAAGTTCAAAGCCGCTGCTGAGCTGCGCGCCGAGTTTGAAGCCCTGCTCGCCGGTCGCGACCCGGCGACCGTGGTGCACCACTGCGGCAGCGGCGTCAGCGCGGTGCCCAACATCATCGCCATGGAAGTCGCGGGTTTGGGCCGCACGGCGCTGTATGCGGGCAGCTGGAGCGAATGGTGCAGCGACCCGGCGCGACCGATGGCCCAGGGCTAGCGGCAACGGTGGATGGCGATTCAGGTTCGCCCTGCTGATCCTCCATGTCACAGTCAAAAACACGCAAAACAAAAGCCGCCCTGAAGCGGCTTTTGCATGATCAGTCCATGGACAAGGCCA contains these protein-coding regions:
- a CDS encoding aromatic ring-hydroxylating oxygenase subunit alpha, producing the protein MSDLSLQLQQATGQLPVSSYFDDALYQRELQTLFQHGPRYVGHRLSVPDVGDYATLAHEGHGRALVHTPQGIELISNVCRHRQAVMLQGRGSVDMTHAGAAAGNIVCPLHRWTYSASGAQPAGTLLGAPHFPHDPCLNLHNYPLKEWNGLLFEDNGRDIEADLAAMGPRAELDFAGFVLDKVELHECNYNWKTFIEVYLEDYHVGPFHPGLGGFVTCDDLRWEFKENYSVQTVGLGTGVTSPRSKAGSPVYQRWQDALNSYRNDALPKQGAIWLTYYPHIMIEWYPHVLTVSTLHPMGVGKTLNKVEFYYPEEIQAFEREFVEAQQAAYMETCLEDDEIGERMDAGRRALLQRGDNEVGPYQSPMEDGMQQFHDWYRRRMSDRPD
- a CDS encoding DMT family transporter, yielding MQALWMVWGSFFFATMAVGIKIASSEFNLFELVFYRGVVSVIFMALVLRARGTPLRTPVPMMHAWRTLIGVLSLGAWFYAIAHLPLATAMTLNYMSGVWVAAFIVGGALLYGQAQRQGPLMATVLMGFAGVVMMLRPTLDQNQLFAGLIGLLSGLGAAMAYLQVTALGKVGEPEGRTVFYFSLGSAVVGLVGIAFTGLTPWTAVSWQTSIWLIPIGVLGALGQWCMTRAYSRGSTLLVANLQYSGIVFGAFYSLVLFGDQIPLLGWAGMGVIVASGLLATVLRTRALPDTPAEVH
- a CDS encoding sulfurtransferase, whose product is MYSTLISVPQLQSLLASGQPVMVFDCSFELMQPEAGDAQYSQAHIPGAVRADLDRHLSAKGALEAASGGRHPLPSRESFAAWLGSIGFDNRMQAVVYDRQSVNYCGRLWWLLKWVGHENVAVLDGGWQAWLAGGGATQGGPCERTKAKTSKSNYALAPANTALVTTETVAKQLGRPTQTLLDARGAPRFRGEVEPLDPVAGHIPGALNRAFNLNLDASGKFKAAAELRAEFEALLAGRDPATVVHHCGSGVSAVPNIIAMEVAGLGRTALYAGSWSEWCSDPARPMAQG